The Brasilonema sennae CENA114 genome includes a region encoding these proteins:
- a CDS encoding ATP-binding protein, with the protein MSHSDITPTQATNLIHHEPIYLPTSIQPHGVLLGLSSQLEIGWLSNNTQDFLGKQPRELLNQPLSTLLNAEQVKAIEQFCQHQESSVYSFKLSIQTSKGEQYFDAIAHRTQSTVILELEPTDSINQISFLNFHALVQEAIAKMRTTSNLTDFLHLVVSEVQKVTKFDRVMVYQFDQMGAGSVVAEVKRSDLSPYLGLHYPATDIPQQARELYQRCLLRFIPDMNAQPVELLAVENPETHSTPVDLNLSVLRSTHPCCVEYHQNMGVTAILVIALIKEQKLWGLISCHHQAPKHIPYEVRKMCEFLGQIVSLELEHKVNQSELDYKIKLQSLQADFIESISKADNFREALIYPEPRLLDIVNAQGAAVCLDNDITLVGATPTIEEVRALIEWVDTQITDNLFSTDSLPKLYPEAVAFKDTASGLLVLRISKLRRYYILWFRPEVIQTVNWAGQPNEPIQVNPDGSFTLCPRVSFELWQETVRLTSFCWKSCEVESAIALRNAIVGIVLSKADELAKINQDLERSNRDLASFAFAASHDLKEPLRGIYNYSNVLLEDYAQLLDEDGMEYLNTVVSLSVRMETLINSLLRLSLLGQGQLNLQATDLNNLLCQVIDVVRASRTPAQLDIRIPRLMPTIQCEPVLVSEVFSNLIINAFKYNDKQDKWVEIGYLDIHQQPEKRLQQLQPQTSAPYVFYVQDNGIGIPEHHYQTIFRLFKRLHSQEKYGGGTGAGLAISKKIVERHGGLIWVESCVGIGSALYFTL; encoded by the coding sequence ATGAGCCACTCTGATATTACCCCTACCCAAGCTACTAACCTGATTCACCACGAACCAATTTACCTGCCTACTTCAATTCAGCCTCATGGCGTACTGCTGGGGCTTAGTTCTCAGCTCGAAATTGGATGGCTGAGCAATAATACTCAAGATTTCTTAGGTAAACAGCCACGCGAATTACTCAATCAACCCCTCAGCACTCTGCTTAATGCAGAACAAGTCAAAGCTATTGAGCAGTTTTGCCAACACCAGGAAAGTAGCGTTTATTCTTTCAAGCTGTCTATCCAAACTTCAAAGGGTGAGCAATATTTTGATGCGATCGCTCATCGTACGCAAAGTACTGTGATTCTTGAGCTAGAACCAACTGATTCTATCAACCAGATCAGCTTTTTGAACTTCCATGCCTTGGTGCAAGAGGCGATCGCCAAAATGCGAACGACATCGAACCTCACAGATTTTTTGCATCTGGTTGTATCCGAAGTGCAAAAAGTCACAAAATTTGATCGGGTCATGGTCTACCAATTCGATCAAATGGGAGCAGGTTCCGTAGTTGCCGAAGTTAAACGTTCGGATTTATCACCTTATTTGGGACTACACTATCCAGCTACAGATATCCCCCAGCAAGCTAGGGAGTTGTATCAGCGCTGTCTGCTTCGATTCATTCCTGATATGAATGCTCAACCTGTCGAGCTTCTGGCAGTTGAAAATCCCGAAACGCATTCTACACCTGTTGATTTAAACTTGTCTGTACTTCGGAGTACTCATCCTTGCTGTGTTGAATATCATCAAAACATGGGTGTAACAGCTATCCTGGTGATAGCGCTTATTAAGGAACAAAAACTTTGGGGACTCATTTCTTGCCATCATCAAGCACCAAAGCATATTCCTTACGAAGTGCGGAAAATGTGCGAATTTTTAGGACAGATTGTGTCCTTAGAATTAGAACACAAAGTCAATCAGTCTGAATTAGACTATAAAATCAAGCTTCAATCGCTACAGGCAGATTTCATAGAGTCCATATCTAAAGCAGATAACTTTAGAGAAGCGCTTATTTACCCTGAGCCTCGCTTACTGGATATTGTCAATGCTCAAGGAGCTGCAGTTTGTTTAGATAATGACATTACGCTTGTAGGTGCAACACCAACAATTGAGGAAGTTCGCGCCCTTATTGAATGGGTAGACACCCAGATCACTGACAATCTCTTTTCCACGGATTCTCTGCCCAAGCTTTATCCAGAGGCTGTTGCTTTTAAAGATACTGCAAGTGGTTTGCTAGTGTTGCGAATTTCTAAACTTCGGCGCTATTACATCCTTTGGTTTCGTCCTGAAGTTATCCAAACGGTAAACTGGGCAGGTCAACCTAATGAACCAATTCAGGTTAATCCTGATGGTAGCTTTACCCTTTGTCCGCGAGTATCCTTTGAACTGTGGCAAGAAACGGTTCGATTGACTTCGTTCTGTTGGAAATCGTGTGAAGTTGAGAGTGCGATCGCTCTTAGAAATGCAATTGTGGGCATTGTACTTTCTAAGGCAGATGAGTTAGCCAAAATCAATCAAGACTTAGAGCGCAGCAACCGCGATCTCGCTTCTTTTGCCTTCGCCGCTTCTCATGATTTAAAGGAACCTTTGCGGGGCATTTACAACTACTCAAATGTCTTGCTGGAAGATTACGCTCAACTACTGGATGAGGATGGAATGGAGTACCTAAACACCGTGGTATCCTTGTCCGTACGCATGGAAACTCTGATTAATTCACTTCTGAGACTTTCTCTGTTGGGGCAAGGTCAACTGAACCTACAAGCAACTGACCTCAACAACTTGCTTTGTCAAGTAATTGATGTTGTACGTGCTAGCCGAACACCCGCTCAGTTAGATATTCGCATCCCTAGACTAATGCCCACGATTCAATGTGAGCCAGTTCTCGTTAGCGAAGTCTTTAGTAACTTGATTATTAATGCGTTTAAATACAATGATAAGCAAGACAAATGGGTTGAAATTGGTTATTTGGATATTCATCAGCAACCAGAAAAGAGATTGCAACAACTGCAACCGCAAACTTCAGCACCTTATGTCTTTTATGTACAGGATAACGGTATCGGTATTCCAGAACATCACTACCAAACTATTTTCCGACTCTTTAAGCGGCTCCACTCTCAAGAAAAGTATGGTGGAGGTACAGGTGCGGGGTTAGCTATTTCTAAGAAGATTGTTGAGCGTCACGGTGGTCTTATCTGGGTTGAATCGTGTGTTGGTATTGGTTCAGCCTTATACTTTACGCTATAA
- a CDS encoding response regulator gives MITKLNEPLLVVEDSNEDFRMLQRLMRRMAVSNPIYRCTNGDEVLEFLYKEGNYQDPDLAPRPCVILLDLNLPGIDGRDILERLKQDNSFREIPIIVFTTSSNPKDIELCYQKGANGYLIKPMDTQELQKTVQAFVGYWLEVNTRPSVG, from the coding sequence ATGATCACAAAACTCAATGAACCACTGCTGGTTGTTGAGGACAGCAATGAGGATTTTAGGATGCTACAACGCCTAATGCGGCGAATGGCTGTCTCAAACCCCATATATCGCTGTACGAATGGGGATGAGGTTTTAGAGTTTCTCTATAAAGAAGGGAATTATCAAGACCCTGACTTAGCACCAAGACCTTGTGTTATCTTGCTTGACCTCAATTTGCCAGGGATAGATGGTCGTGACATCTTAGAACGGCTGAAGCAAGATAACAGCTTTAGGGAAATCCCCATTATTGTTTTCACCACATCATCTAATCCAAAAGATATCGAACTTTGCTACCAAAAAGGTGCAAACGGCTATCTCATCAAGCCAATGGATACTCAAGAACTGCAAAAGACAGTCCAGGCATTTGTAGGTTACTGGTTGGAGGTAAATACTCGCCCAAGTGTGGGTTAA
- a CDS encoding winged helix-turn-helix transcriptional regulator: MRASQLGTEYTCPVQVTLEVIGGKWKCVILWWLRRDAKRFGELKLLIPGITQKVLTQQLRELERDGLIRRETYPETPPRVEYSLTPYGETIRPITELMCDWGKSHRSEYEFGYLRLKGLRILVVAAEAEVRYRLRTVLEERNVHVIAVTSANAALELLQDPPQALVVDIGALGEDSYTLIRQVRNLSDQQGVKIPAIALTNNNLEGSRVIKEGFQVHLAQPFDPVELVATLASLTYYHK, from the coding sequence ATGAGAGCATCACAGTTGGGAACAGAATATACTTGCCCTGTCCAAGTAACCCTTGAGGTGATTGGCGGCAAATGGAAGTGTGTCATCTTGTGGTGGCTAAGACGAGATGCAAAGCGGTTTGGAGAATTGAAACTTTTGATTCCTGGAATTACTCAAAAGGTTTTGACGCAACAGTTACGTGAACTGGAACGAGATGGGCTGATTCGTCGAGAAACTTACCCTGAGACTCCGCCTCGCGTTGAATACTCGCTCACACCATACGGTGAGACGATTCGACCAATCACAGAATTGATGTGTGACTGGGGTAAGAGCCATAGATCAGAGTACGAGTTCGGCTATCTCCGGCTAAAAGGCTTACGAATATTAGTCGTGGCGGCTGAGGCTGAGGTGCGCTATCGCCTACGCACAGTGCTTGAAGAACGTAATGTCCACGTAATTGCAGTTACATCAGCTAATGCAGCACTCGAATTGCTTCAAGATCCACCACAAGCGCTAGTCGTTGATATTGGAGCATTAGGCGAAGACAGTTATACTCTGATTCGTCAGGTAAGAAATCTTTCAGACCAGCAAGGCGTAAAAATTCCGGCTATAGCGCTAACCAATAATAATTTGGAGGGTTCACGAGTTATTAAAGAGGGGTTTCAAGTTCATTTAGCCCAACCGTTTGATCCGGTGGAGTTGGTTGCCACTCTCGCTAGTCTCACTTATTACCACAAATGA
- a CDS encoding ester cyclase, translated as MTEELQNIEVAKRFINQGIAKANMKVFDDILDPNITVTTGLSPAASIQGIENYKQIFSSFADAWPVKHFVIDDIFGVNDKVVVRFTATSVFKKDYYDVKATNQIVPLKEVHILTFRNGKIVENIVSATNFPFEYIMYPVLKDAVIGNLEIDI; from the coding sequence ATGACTGAAGAACTACAAAACATTGAAGTTGCGAAGCGATTCATCAATCAAGGTATCGCCAAGGCTAATATGAAGGTGTTTGATGATATTTTAGATCCGAACATCACAGTCACAACAGGATTAAGTCCCGCCGCATCCATCCAAGGGATAGAGAACTATAAGCAAATCTTCTCCTCATTTGCTGACGCTTGGCCAGTAAAGCACTTTGTCATTGACGATATCTTTGGTGTCAATGACAAAGTTGTGGTGCGGTTTACCGCAACCAGTGTTTTCAAGAAAGACTATTACGATGTAAAAGCAACCAATCAAATAGTACCGCTGAAGGAGGTTCACATACTTACTTTCAGAAACGGAAAGATTGTTGAAAATATCGTTAGTGCTACAAACTTTCCATTTGAATACATTATGTACCCAGTTTTAAAGGATGCTGTGATTGGAAATCTTGAGATAGATATCTGA